atatactaaaaaaaacatgtaaaatgataaacaaaattcattgttaataagaaaataaactttATATCCCAAAATGACTATAGAAAATGACtttcccaaatatacattaaacattaaaataatgcctatttatcctcaaaatatctagtaattaattacctaaaaatacccaagtaaataacattttaaaataaaacccaatataatttaaatgaatgaaaaaaagaaaatatatatacatatactttatcgaatccaattaatgaaaaataatttataaacacattaaataactatatgtataaggtatttaaaaataacttgaaaGTAAATGTTAcataataatacatatatatacaaaggattaaaagcttaaaagttgagaaagagggaccaaaacagtattttttacattctggcagatttaccgacggaaaatccgtcgtaAACAGCAATTAATGACAGAaacggtaaattacagcagcactccaattatttccagatttattcaaaagctttaaattaagtctaattcaatcgttttggatttccgaactacaaaaaatggatcatagtcaataacggaagttcctaaaacgacgtttttattttaaaacgttatttggaaatttcttttttaagaaacttataattacaacgtcttttaatacccgaactacctttttatcggatcacggttcgtattgagatatcaaaacgaggtttttattttaaaacaaaaccaaattttattcaacacgagacgaaaattaaataaatacgcaaaattaaataaaacgtggtaaataaataaatagctaaataaataaaattataacataaaaataaataaaggaaaagaaaaaaattaaataaaataaaacgagtctagtcctcggataataccttaaattcggtattgacgattgaagtcggttgattccacgaatcgtgcttttccggtgtttttggtaaaattttaacttttaggagatttggaatttttaggaataCCTGGAGCGTAGATCGAGCTTAGTGAAGTATTTGGCTCCACTGAGTTGATCAAACAAGTCTGATATTACAGGAATTGGGTATTTGTTGCGCACAGTAATCTTATTGAGTGCTCGGTAATCAACACACAACCGCAGACTTCCATCTGCTTTCTTCTGGAACAGTACTGGGGCGCCATATGGGGCCTTTGATGACTGGATGAAACTTGCCTCCAGCAATTCATCTAACTGTTTCCTCAATTCTGCCAATTCAGGGGGAGCCATTCGATATGGTGCTTTTACTGGGGCCTTCGTACCTGGCAGTAGATCAATAGCATGATCAACATCTCATTGCAGAGGTAATGTTTGTGGCAACGTCTCTGGCATAACGTCTTGGAACTCCCTCATCACTCCTTCCAATATTCGAGGGATGATGACACTACCTTCTGAGTCGTCACCTTTAGGGACAATCACATATGTCTGCTCCCCCCTCTTTATACCCTTCTTGAACTGTATCGCTGAGATATACTTCTTCTCTCGAATTGAGCTCATCGTTATAGGTATGATGCACGGGTCCTGGTTCATAAACAGAAGGCACCTTGCTGATGCCATGGGTACTGCAAAACTCTATTTCAGAAAGTCCAGCCCCAACACGACATCGAAGTCATCCATACGTGCTATTGTGAACCCAATCGTGCCCGTCCAGGGTCCCAATTTGTAAGGTACATGTTGGGCCGTTCCACTAATCGACTGAGCAGCTGAGTTCATGGCCTTCATCATTCCTGTCCCCCTTACCACATGGAGTCCTAAGCGGGAGGCTTCAGTGTCTGTTATGAAGTTATCAGTTGCTCCAGTGTCAATCAAGGCTCTCGTGTTCTTGCCATTTATTACTATCTCTACATACATGAGTCCCTTCTCTGAACCGTCTCCCGTCTCCTTTATTTGTGTTGCCAGAGCTCCCATGAATCGAAGCGATCCCATTACTGAGGGTTCTGAAGGTTCGCGTTCCCTTTCCCTTACGACACTCCCTTCTTCTCGTGTTGCGAGTAGTGAGGCTAGAGATGATCTCTTTGGGCAATCCGCGGCCTTGTGTGATCCTGTGCAAAGGAAGCATGACAATGGTCTCGGTGTGTATGACTGGTTCTTTTGCGAAAGTCTACCTTGGGTTTGTGTGTAGGGACTTGCCGTCCTTGGTGGAAGGCTTCTTCTTTCTGAGTAGTTCCCTAGGTAGGGTCGACGCTCAGAGTTGTTGGCGTTCCATGGTCGCCTTTCACTTTCGGATGAGGAATAGTTTCGGTCACCTCCCCCATTCCATGGTCTGCTCCATTTGTCAGTCCTGGGGTTTGAGTCTACTCCAGAAGGGAATTTCCTCTTCGTGTTACTATTAAAATCCTCTATGCTTTCAGCTGCCGCGATTGCTGAGGAATGATCTGTGGCTCTCCTTCTCATCACCTCACTGTGAAACCAAGGGTTCAATCCTTTCATGAAGCTAAAGAATTTTTCTTCCTTTTGCATCTCCGGAATTTCTAGAGTAAGAACTTGCCAACTTCGAACATAGTCTCGGATGTTACTAGTTTGTCGGAGTTCGCTTAGCCTATTTCGGGCTGAGAACTGTACATTTATGGGGGAGAATTGAGATTTTAATTCCCGTTTGAAGTCTTCCCACGTGTTTACTGACCCTGAACTAGTCTGGTGTCTCCACCACAGTTTGGCATCCCCCTCCAAGTACATCGGTACAATTGCTAGTCGTTCCGAATCTAGGCTTGTCTTTGTAGCTGCAAAATAACTTTCCACGTCGAACAAGAAGTTATCCACTTCCTTGGAGTCCCGAATTCCTACAAAAGGTTTCGGTTctctaattttgatttttacGGCCCCTTGATGACTTCCCCTATTTAGGGAGAGAGATTCCACCTTCCCCTGCAGTTCATTCAACTCCCGTCTGAGGGGTATCAAATCCATCCCCTGTTTGGTCACGAGTTTTCTCCACTACCTCGAATAACTTTCTTTGATCTGCTTCGACATGGCCCATGGCCATTCTAAGCGTATTTATCTCTTCTTCACCTGCAAAATGAGCAttctcattaattatgtttctCCCTTTTCCTCGAGTCACACCACTCTCCGGTGGTTGACCGGTAAGGGAATTGTTTTTCGCTATTAGTTCTCGAATAGCTTTGGCATTCGTCATCACGAATTCAAAAATTTCTGTTCGGGCTATCATCGCCCTAAAGATATCAGCATGAGCCACAATGGCTTTAAACAATTCAACATTAGCCCCCGTGGCCTCGGCTACCGCCGGATTTTCattagccctcaaggcctcggcccctgccggatttATAATAGCCCTTCAGGCCTCGGCCCCTGTCGGATTTATATTAGCCATCAAGGCCTCGGTCTCTGCCGGATGTAtattagccctcaaggcctcggcccctgccggatgTAAATTAGCCCTTAAGGCTTCGGCCTCTGCCGTATGTAtattagccctcaaggcctcggcccctgccggTTGTagattagccctcaaggcttcgGCCTCTGCCGTATGTAtattagccctcaaggcctcggcccctgccggatttttattttcatctccGCATTGGAGTTTCGACATTGCCTCCTCAAGGCTATCAATACGTAGAGAAAGTTCTTCAGTACTGGCCCCCTGGCCTACTCCATTTTCATCTTGGAGTCTTATAATGGCTTCTTCAATACGCTCGATCTGCCTGCAGTTTTCTACCACTGCTATAGAAAGATTGTCAAGATCGAGATCCTCAATTCGCTTTTCTATGGCATCCATGCATTTAGCATTTGCAATCGTCATGGTTCCTCCAAGTATCGTTACaccaagctctgataccaaatgtcacGGGGCCTACCGTCGGGGCCCGTGCGGCGCTTACTTGTCTCCCCCGAAGTAAGCCAGCCAAGGGAACTAGATCACTCTAGCTGCAAAGATCACACGCAAGGGTTAGATAGGAACCACATATAGTGAATATAATAGCATACATACGATACCAACATAAGGGCAACCATCTCAATCATGCACACACATGGATAACATATAGAACACTCAAGAAGGAACAATACACGGATAACGTTATTCATAGATAGGCAACAGTGTTACACCACGGGTCCCATCTCGTAGTAGTAGGGGGGCAACTACTAGAGATGGTAAACTACCAACAACCGAGTGACTGTCCAGTATGACAGGTCActcccccctatagtgtttcttatgcTAACTCGAGTCCTACCGCCAATGGCTATTACAAAGCTCCCCACAACACAATAGAGTAAGTCTCTCCCCATTGTTACATAGTTTGATTACAAAGATAATCCCCCCTTACACTGCGCACTATGATTTTCAAGGTCTTCCATGGGGGATTGGCTCTATTGAATTAGATCAAACTCAAGTCAGGGTAGTGGCGGGGATGAGCGAAAACGGGAGGGCAGCGGCGGTGATCGACAGTCGTCAAAGGCGGCAGCAGAGCTAGGGTAAAGGACTTTCACTCCTCGTCAATAGCAAGGACTTTCACTCCTCGTCACTAAACAATATGTTACATACAAAAACTAAAGACtactaaattatttacccaGTATATAATAGATCAAAATACTTGATTCATTAAATTATTGTTTAAATATTTTTCGTGTAAGCAATCAATATCATATACATAAAGAAGTTTTTGTTAGGtgctttcttttcctttccttccaTTCCTTTTTAGTGAAAATGAAATTGATGTttcttcatgtttttttttttaatatttatatgctTGACGTTTCTGAGGACAAAGAAAAAGCATTTTATACTATCATAAAGCCTCACTTCATTTGTTGGTCTTGTTAGCACTCATcagtaatatattaaaaatacgtTAAACAAATAtatggaaaaaataaaataaaaaatttatcgtATTTTGTACTGGATCAAAGACATGTGTACGTACGAGATCGTTTGGTTTCAATTTTCGAAACTGTTATATTGCTTTTTAAGTCTAAACAAGAGACAAAACGCATTTGGTAAAAATTTGAAACAGTAACAGCTAACAATAGCAGCAAATAGCAAACAAGAACAGATGAAACAAACAGACCCTGCATATACACTCAATGTAGCAAGATGGTAAAAATGAttcttaatatattatatttatttattttcaaattaaGCTAATACCTATCTTTAACTAAACACATCTTAAATTTTGAGACTCTGggagtgtttggttgctcattttcatactcttgtttgccttttcacttcaaaatggagagttttaagtgtttggttagtgatttcctgtttgccttttacatccgGAAAAGCAGCagtaggtgtttggttagtgacctcatgTTTGCATTTTACACCAAAAAAacagcattttacaaaagcagagaatctctgctttttgtaaaagcagttttttccaacagcaaacagcaaaccgtaacaacaacaataaacaacaacagcaaacagcaaaccgcaAACCGTAATAGCAagcagcaaacagcaacagcaaacaataggtaaaacaaacggtcCTTTATGCGGAAAAGCTCCTAACGCCCCATTAGAACCCTATACTCCCGTTACAATAATCTAACCAATTGATTAATgttgtttaatatatttattttataacatTAATCCTCTTAGTAATCATCTCTCGTAGACGAATTTTTTTGGAGATTGATCGAGTGTATTATTCTAAAAATGTGTAACATTTCTCATTAAACAATATagcaagatgaagatgaagaatttaattctaaaaaagaaaaaaattatgatCATTTAGCCTTAGAAGTGCATCTTTTAGGTATATAGCTTCCATTAGATCTATGAAACTTAAGCTGACAATCCAAATGGCATTGAAATCCAAATGAACCAAGAGGTCCAACTCTCCATCTTGCTTTCGCATCCCCTTTCAAACCAAACTTAATCAAATCTTCATTAATCGCCACATCCACATCTCTCTGTTGATTCATATCCAACGGAATCGGTCCGGCCGTCGGCAAAAAGTTAAACACAACGGAATCGTTCTTCCTCACCTCGTACGGCCCCGCCACCAAATGCGCAATCTCCATATCATCGAAAATCAAGGTCAGATTCAGCCTCGAAAAGCTCGCGTGAGCCTTACTGTTATCGTTTTCCGATCGAACATCTATGCTTACTTGAGTTACTAAAACACCTCCCATGTCGAACTGAAATCTATTCAGATGAGCATTAACGACGCTGATAATTGGAATTCTCGGGTGAATTACTATATAGCCGACGAAAATTACGATTCCGGCGATGATTACGGCTAGGGTTAGGATAGAGCAGATGATGGCGGCGCACCACCAGAGGAAGTGCGTTTTTTCTGGCGGATGGTGGGGCTTTTTGCGGGTGGTCATTGGTGGGGAATTGGAAGgttgaagaagagaagaaaagaagacattaatgggggggggggggaattgGAAGAAGATTGGAGAAGGATTTGAGGATGTTGAAGTGTGATTGGTGGGGAAGGTTAGGTATCTTCTTTTCCTAGTTATAAAGCATTTGGTTGTTCATAGTATATGTTTTTGTTTGCaaatgaaaattattaaaaaaattaaaagcccTTCGCCATTAAGGAATCCTTGCTTGTTGCTTTTATCTTCTCAATTATACCAAACTTGTTTTGTTAAATAAATTCTATTTCCTTTCTCTTATCTTTCTAATTCACACTCTACTCTTTGTAAATTCTAACAAAAATTACATTATATTATCTTACTTATAAAATGAATcaatttcaacttttttttttccaaatttttccaattttatccTTCaaacttcttccttttctgcccTTGCTATCTGTTTCACATTCCACCCATCTATCTATAGGGCTGTAAATGGGCCGAACAGCTCTATGTCAACTCGATAAAAACTCAATCCTGTTCCGCTAGACGATGAGCTGAACTTGAGCACGACGAAAGTCGGTTGGAAAGCTTAAGCgcaagctcgattataatgttcatgaacacgCGAGCATGTTCTATTTCTATAAAGGGAAAATATAGTACAAACTAGTTTTGTGTAACGTGTATACAATGAACATGAATATTAGTTAATGAATTGTTCGAGagcaaagttcgtgaacaaGCTTGTGGGCAGCTCACGAACAGAATGTCGAAACTTCTTTAATTGATTACTATCCTCCTCCTTCCCCATCCCAGGCGTCTCTCTTGTCTCTCCATTTTCAGAATTCAGCTTTCTTATCTCTTATGTACATGTTCTTATTAGGTATTTGCAGGTAGATATTCCTTTTGGGTTTAAGTTTTTATGCATTCTTCACTTTAATTTTCCCCCTAATTTAGTatctgtcatttttttttttttttgctcattCTTTCAGGTTCCTCtgtttttactttgttttttggGTTGTTCTTCTAGGTTTGGATGTCTATTACTGTTTGTTTGGCTAAGACCAGATATCTACGACAAAGTTAATAAGAGCGGAGAGATTCTGCTGAAGGTAATTTATAAATTGCATTTCAGTTTTCATATTATACTTGATTTGGTAATGTCAGATTTGTGAAGGGCATTAGAAATTGATATATATACACCAATTTTTGTGCCTGAAATGCCAATTTTTAAGGCACAGAGCCTATTAATATGTAGTTGAATTGAACTAAGTGTGAAAACCTGAAGTTCTCATCCTAGAGTAGCAGCTAGCTGCAAGTGCCTCTCGCAATTTGTTACCATTCGTATGATCAAACTTTTTCaatttctgaacttaatttTCCATGTAGTTCCTACATGTGAACCATCATCTTTCCTCCTGTTGAAAAAATCAACATATGTGTAGGTGTGATACAGTTTTAATTTATTCACTTGAAAATAGAGAAATTCTACTATGATCCCGGTCCATTGGACCTTGAAAATACATTTTGAATTGAAATATATGGACAcgaattacaaaggaaaaaatGTGACCATTGAtacaaataactaatattttgTACCTCAGTTTGGTGAGAATTTCCGCTTCAGGTCTGTCTCTGTCACTCAATATGGGAAGGTTGTTTttaatagggtaaatttcaaataaaacccccgtggtttcactaattttcagataaaggattgtggtttactttttgtcaaaacgaggattgaggtttcacacttgaattaatgctattaaaaccatctttaacgacctgaaaatgaaaattttcaagaattaaagttgttcaatgtcatattttttatggaactatATTTTCGACTtttgaaaatcatcttttttttaactttctctctctaaacattaactttctctctctttaccaaacatcatctaaacaatctcaaaataaaaaagttgaagaattaaagttgtttagaatattagtagttcttaaaatatgtcatttttgaagtcgttaaggatgattttaatagtatcaatcgaaaaagtccttattttgctaaagttgaaaacctcaatcctcgttttgacaaaaagtaaaccacagtcctttatctgaaaattagtgaaaccacagaggttttatttgaagtttaccCTTTTTAATATGAAGTAGATCTTTAACTATCAGTTTaagcttttaatttaattggCCATTTGTAGATTTGTGGATTTAATTGTAGAACATGGTAATATGAGTCTATGTTGTGCACGTTTTAAGTCCACTGGACATTCATGTGTGAGGGatatcagatattaatatgaagtaaACCTTTAATTGCGTCTTAAACTTTTAGGTCATTTCTTCTCACTttcataatatataatattccTTTGCTATGTCTAAAACTAACTTTTTCTCTTTTGGTTGCAGCACCAAACTCAAAAGAACAATGTATCCCAATGCTATTATCAACTATCTTCTCCTTTTAATGTATAAATTCAAATGATCTAATCTAATGTTATCTTTTTTATGTATAAATTCAAATGATCTAATCTCATGTTATCTTTTTAGGTATAAATTCAAATGATCTACTTTGTTTTTGTTGAACTCCTTCCAGCTTTTTATTCCTAAGGTTATTTGTCTTATTTAAGACTTTATGAACTCTTTACTTTAATCTCTTCCatattttatgttatattttttattttctcaaaACCAAATCATACATTCATTTCCTCtaacattttttaatttaatttttatagtaCAAATTTAACATTAATGTTTccaatcaaaattaattttaatctgatattattgaaaatttaaaaatgatgatttggttgttatttaattgttacaccagttttattcaaaaaaaaaaaactgttacACTATAttttccaaacaagtttatcagttccaatatttttttatattactaATGTGAATGGTGTTTATGGTTGAGGTTTGTTTCTTTATTATTTCTAATTTGTGGATTCATATAAGAATGAGATAGAGAAAATAGATATTGTAATTGTGTagtctcaattatgttgttgttatAGATATTAGGTAGAATAAATACGAAGTTAGACCTAGTTGATATATAGGATAGAATAAatcatattttgaattttaaacttaGCTAATCCTAATAggagaatatatttaattgcaACTAATTACAAGTAGGAGATAATTAAGGGTAATTATTTGAGTTTAATAATTATCATTAACAACCCCCTTCACGTCGACGTCGAGATGAAAGACAGAGTCGATCCCAAAGGAGTTGGAAGTGAGTCATCGGTAGTGACTTGGTCAGAATATCAGCAACTTGATCATTTGTAGAGATAAATCGGATGCTGAGAGAACCAGATTGGATGTGCTCACGAACAAAGTGATAATCTCATTCAATATGTTTGGTTCGAGCATCAAACACTTGATAGTTAAGTAGATAGCACCAACATTGTCACACCAGAGGGTGACTGGGTGAGGAATAGGATATCACAAGTCATTAAGTAGATCGAAGGCATACGAGCTCAGTAGTAGCGTTGGCGACGACTTTATACTCACTTTCAGTGGATGAGCGTATATTGTTGGTGGTTTCTTTGTATGCGAGGAAGCAAGACTCTTGCCCAGATAAATACAGTATGCACCCATCAAGCGTCAATCATCGGGGCACCACCCTAGTCACTATTAGTGTAACATTGTACTTGACAGATGGGATCTCGATGGAAAGTGAGACCATTATCAGAGGTCCCCAAAATATAACACAAAATGCGTTTGACTATTTTCTAGTGTCCATCAGTCGGACAATGAAGAAACTGATATAATTGTTGGAGATTAATCATCGAAAATCAACGAAGCGCAGCAGAATGGTACCGTTGGAATTTTCTATAATCCAGTTAAACCGTGTTAGATTGCCACATGatgaacttcaaaacaaaattaaaagatGAAAATTAAGAGCTCACTAGTGATGTCTCTTCAGGAATCCACAAGTCGAATGAATCTCCAAAATCACGTGCACCAACCGTATAGGAATTGAACCGGTGCTAGTCGTAATCAACACAAAATACTATGAACACTAAGAACGCGAAGAACTATGGTGCAGGGAtgagggggtcgaaattcacagTATAGGGATGCTAGGTTAATTAACTTTTTTAACCTAACGAATATATACCTgcaccaattaggtttaggttaAATGGTTAATATCTAACTAGTCCCTACTTGATCCCTAATCATAAATATAACCATAtagattatatttaattcaattaggatTAAATAGACCTAATTCAATTACTCCACTTTAAGTGGCTGATATCTAACCAGTCCCTCCTTGATTCCTAATCATACATATAACCCTAcagattatatttaattcaattaggatCAAATAGGCCTAATTAAATTACCTCACATATATAATTAAGGccatataaaattaaattatattatggttcaattaataatttatcccATGTAAttcaattaatcaattgattgattaattacaTTTGgaaacttaattaattaaccataatcaatttaaaaaaaacataatcaaattaattattaaattgattaacttgttaaataacaaataatcaatTCATCCCTTTACTAATTAATTGACAATTAATTAACATGTTCCATTCTGATAAAATAGATAACATGTATTTAAGATTATACATTTATTCAATTCCACGAGTTGTGTGTGCACGATCCTAAAGGTCCGTCCTCAACCAGTTATGGGCCTAAAGCCTAATGACCATAAGTGGGTTCTAACAAACCATTAAGGCCTCTGGCTGATACGAATTATTTCAGCCGTCTATAGAAGACACATGAAACCCAGTAGATGATCTCTCAGTATCTTTTACCATTTGCatatccatattataaaccgGAGACATGGTGACTGTCATTCTCTGTGCGGTTTattatatttcttgatcttaagtgaactgatgaatcagataagtaaactacttattgGGGTATGGCCATACACTTCTTCAGTTCCACTTATCAAGTGGTTGTGATATCGACTTACCGTTAGGTGGGTGGTAATTCCTTTACTTCATCTATCTGCAACAATGTGTTCAATGATCCACCCAACATACCCATATTTGGCATCATGTTACGCACCTGTTAGGCGTATATCAAAGTGAACGGCATCCCACGTCATTTACTATAATGAAATAGGTCTggagaaaatagagttttacactTAGAAAGATCAATGACACGTCCACCATGAATCTTTCTAAAGCGGATCGGTCTAGTCCCACATTGAGCTACATCAATGCGTACTTGCATCCATATTTGATTATACAAGTGTTGTAATGGTGCTACCTATACAACTACATAGATACTGGATGCATAGACCTTTAGTTGTATTCGTTCCTACAAATAGAACAAGTCTCAGACATTTCATGATTATCAATCAACGGATACTCCATACATGTTTCATAGCACAATATATAAACATTATGAATTATTGCCTCTATTCATATAACACATATACAATGTATTCAAACAATATAGAAAATATATAAT
The sequence above is drawn from the Euphorbia lathyris chromosome 6, ddEupLath1.1, whole genome shotgun sequence genome and encodes:
- the LOC136232038 gene encoding NDR1/HIN1-like protein 2 is translated as MTTRKKPHHPPEKTHFLWWCAAIICSILTLAVIIAGIVIFVGYIVIHPRIPIISVVNAHLNRFQFDMGGVLVTQVSIDVRSENDNSKAHASFSRLNLTLIFDDMEIAHLVAGPYEVRKNDSVVFNFLPTAGPIPLDMNQQRDVDVAINEDLIKFGLKGDAKARWRVGPLGSFGFQCHLDCQLKFHRSNGSYIPKRCTSKAK